The sequence below is a genomic window from Streptomyces sp. NBC_00582.
TCGTTGGGCAGGAAGTGGTCGACGTACGGAAGCGCCGCCTCGATCTGCTCGAAGCTGCCGAGCACCCCCGGCGCGAGCAGATCGACCGAGGTGACGACCCCGTGGTCCTTCGCGTACGACAGGATCCGCGTCGCGGTCTCCACACCGATCAGCTCGGGGCCGCCGAGGTGCAGATGGGTGGCTTCGGCAAGGGCGTCCCAGGGCACGTCGTCCACGCCGTAGGTGATGTTCGCGCCGAGCAGGTGCAGCGAGGGCCGGTCGCCGTTGGGGCGGATGGGCAGGACGCTGGCGGAGGTCGCGGTGTCCGTGCGGCGGACGAGGAAGCCGGTGTCGATTCCCGCCCTGTTCAGCAGCTGCACGAGCAGGTCACCGCTGGGATCGGAGCCCACGGCGCCCGCGCTGTACACCTGCGCGCCCAGCTTGGCGAGGGTGAGGGCGGTGCCGCCGGCCGTTCCGGCGGCCGTCATCCGGATGTCCTCGACCAGGGTCGCGCCCTGCCCCTCCGGTATCGCCTCCACCGGCCGGACCAGGACGTCCAGGACGTGCACGCCCATCGTGAAGACCTTCATCTGCTCCCCCTGCTTTCCTCTTCTGCGGGTTGTACGGGACGGGTGGTTCCGTAGGAGCGGGCGATCGCCGCCTCGATCACCGCGAGTTGCTGCTGTTCGTCCAGGAAGCGGGGGGTGCCCATGGAGGCCGCGCGCTGGTAGACGCCGCAGGCCCATTCGAGGAGCAGGGCGTGTTCGACGGCCTGGTCGAGGGTGACGGCGTGGGTGACCGCTCCGTGGTTCGCCAGGAGGGCGGCACTGCGCCCCTCGAGGGCGGTGAGCACCGACTCGGCGAGTTCCGGGGTGCCGAAGGTGGCGTAGGGCGCGACCCGGACCGTACCGCCGAGGGCGAGCAACTGGTAGTGGACGCAGGGGAGTTCGTCGAGGACGCAGGACACGGCGGTGGCATGGGGCGCGTGGGTGTGGACGACGGCTCCGCTGCCGTAGCGGCGGTAGACGCCGAGGTGCAGTTCGAGTTCCGAGGTGGGCTCGTAGGTCCCCTCGACGAGCTTCCCGTCGAGGTCCACCACGGTCACCTGCTCGGGGGTCAGTGCGGCGAGGACCGCTCCGGTCGCGGTGATGGCGACCTTGTCGTCGACGCGGACGCTCACGTTGCCTGCCGTGCCGATGAGGAGCCCCTCGGCCCCGAGGCGCCGGCAGGCGTCCGCGACGGCGGTCCGCTCCTGGCTCAGCGCCGAGCTTGAGGCGGTCATGGGCGCGAAGGTAGCGTAAACGTGAAACAAAGTCACGTTCACGTTCGGAGACGGTTCTTGGACACCCCGCTGCGCCGCACCCCCCGTCAGGCCCGCAGCAAGGCCCGCCTGGCGCTGGTCCTGCGGGCGGCCGAGCGCATCCTGGTCGAGGAGGGCGTGGAAGCGCTGACGACGACCCGGGTCGCGGCCGAGGCACGGATCTCCGTGGGCTCGCTGTACCAGTACCTGCCGGACCGCGGCGCCCTCATCGACGCCCTGGCGGCGGGGTACTTCGCCCGGCTGGAGGGCGTCATGGACGAGCTGGCGGGGGCCGCGGCCGTGGAGCGGTGGGAGGACCCGGTCGGGGTGCTGATCGACGCGTACGCCGGGATCTACCGGACGGAGCACGGTTTCCGGGCCCTGTGGTTCGGCAGCGGACTGACCGAGCGGACGCGGGCGGCGGACCGCGAGCACAAGCGGCGGATGGCCGACGGGATCCGCCGGGTGCTGCTCGCACTGGACGTCGTACACGACGACGAGCCGCTCGCCCGCGCGTGCCATGCCGCCGTCCTCGCGGCCGACGCGCTCGCCCAGGAGGCCTTCCGCCGGGACGCGGACGGTGACGCGGCCCTGCTCGACGAGGCGAAGGCGATGCTGCGCGGCTACCTGACGGACGTCGTGTCCCGCTACTGACGCCTCACCGATCGCGAGATCGGCGCTCTCGTCGTCCACGGGGATGTCATACCCCTCCTGGAGGCCGGGCTCGACCGCCGGCTCCCGCAGCCGCCGTCGCACGCCTCGGTGGACGGCGCGTGATCGTTCGCGCAGACCCCGCGCCGTCTCGCGCCCTTCCCGGTCCGCGCGGGCAGGCCGGTCGTCCTCGACGAGAAGTCCCGGCACCGCCGATCCGCCGAACGCGACCCCGCCGCCCTCGAGTGACGGGGCTGACCGCAGGGACCTCGCCTTCACCGGCCATGTCACCGAGTGGCGCGGACCGGCGCCGTACGCCCCCCGCGGGGGCTGTCCGCCGGGGACGAGGTGAGCGTGGAGACGACGGTTCGGTCGATCTGACGTCTTCCGCCGTTTTTCCTCCGCTTTCACCCCCTCGATGAGCAGCCATGTGTGTTACTCATGAGATGTGCGGTCAGGGATCTCGGGGCTCGGCCGCATGAACTCGGGAACATCTTCCGGTGGGCGCCGGAGTCAGCGAGCCGCGTGTGAGCCGTATGGATCCCACACCTCCCCCATCGCCGTTCGACATGGTCAGCGGCGCTCTGGCGGACTACATCCCCAGGGCCGGGACGACGGTGCCCTCAGGGGCCGGTGGGGAAGCTGACGACCAGCGGGAACAGATCCTCGGGGCGGTCACCCTCGACGGGGATCTGCGGATCACGAGCTGCAATCTGAACGCCGCTCCGTTCGCGGGCGTGAGCGTCGCGCCGGGGACCGCTTTCGCCGATCTGCTGCCCCCCGGGGACGTGCCCACGGTGACACAGCGGTTGCGCAGGGTGCTCGACACCCGGGAGGCGCACGTCGCCAGGGTCCAGCGGCTGCGCCGGGACGACGGCACGGAGCTGGTGGTCTCGATGAGCATCCTGCCCGCCGCGCCCCCGCAGGACGGTCTGACCGTCTCCCTGATCGCCATGGCCAAGCGGCTGCACCTGTACGCCTCCGCCGCCGCGATAGGGACGTCCCTGGACATCGGGGAGACCGCCCAGTCCCTGGCCCAGTCCCTGCTGGCGTGGGGGGACGTGGCCGCCGTCGATCTCGACTACGCCGTATGGACGGGCGAGGCGGTCACGGAACAGGCGCAGGAGCGCATCCGGCTGCGGCGGGCGGCCCTGGTGCCGGACCGGGCCTGGCCCGAGGGATACCTGACCGCCGGGGACAACCTTCCCCGCGAGGCGAGCTGTCTGCTGGCCGGTGCGGTCATGCGGGACGACGCCCCGCAGGCCATCGTCATCCGCGACCGCGAGGCGATCGAGCGGGCGCTCGGCGATCCACGGCTGGTGCGCGCCCTGGTGCCCGGCCACCGGCCGGTGAGTGTCGCCTGCATACCACTGGTCGTGGAGGGACCGGAGGGCACGCCGGGGCCCATCGTGCTGGGCGTGACGGAGGTCTGGCGGCGGCCGGAGCATCCCTTCGGCGAGGGTGAGCTGCTCGATCTGCAGGAACTCGTGGCCAAGACCGCCCGTCACGTGGACCTGGCCCGCCAGCACCAGCGGGAGCACGCACAGGTCCTGGCACTGCAGCGCCGGCTGCTGCCGCGGGCCGGCAGCGACACCATCGAGGTCGCCAGCGTCTACGAGCCGACCACTCCCGACAGCACGGGCGTCGGCGGTGACTGGGTCAACAGCTTCCCGCTGCCGGGTGACCGCACCGCGCTGGTGGTCGGTGACGTCGTGGGGCACGGTCTGGGCGCCGCGGCGGCGATGGGCCAGCTCAGCATGGAGGCGCGCGCGCTGCTCTCGGCGGGGCTGGGCCCCGGGGAGGTGCTGGAGCGGCTGGACGAGACCGTCACGCTGCTGGACGACACAGACGCGGGCCTGGCGGCCGGATACAGCGCGCTGGGCTCGACGTGCTGCATCGCGGTCTACGATCCCGTCGACCACCGGGTGGTGCTGTCCAACGCCGGCCATCTGCCGCCCGTCCTCATCCATCCCGACGGGTCCGCCAAGACCGTCGCGGCGCAGCCGCACCCGGCGCTGGGAGCCGAGTTCGCCGTGCGGGAGCCGTTCGACGTGCAGGCGTTCGCCGCGCCGCCCGGCTCGCTCCTCGTCCTGTACACCGACGGCCTGGTGGAGGACCCGGCGGCCTCGATCGACGACGGGATCGGCCGGCTGACGGACGTGGTGCGCGAGGTGCACCCCTGGGACGATCTGCAGCAGGCCGCGCGTCGCGTGGTCGCCGCCCTTGCCCCGCGGGAGCGTCTGCGCGACGACGTGACCCTGCTGCTCGCCCGGATGGCGGGCCGCCGCGCCCGTGACGCCGCCACCTGGCGCCTGCCCGCCCGGGACGACACCGCGGCCCGCGCCCGCGCCCTGGTCTCCCCCCTCCTGCGGCGCTGGCACATCGGCGGGCAGGCCCGGGACGGTGTGCTGCTGGTGATCAGCGAACTGGTCACCAACGCCGTGCGGTTCGCCCCCGGGCCCGTCACTGTGCGGCTGGTGAGGACGGGGAGCCGTCTGACGTGCGAGGTCGGTGACACCGGCAACGGCCGGCCCCGCCTGAGCCGCGGTGACCTGCTCGACGACGGCGGCCGGGGACTGCACGTCGTCCACAAGCTCACCACCCGCTGGGGGGTGCGGTGGACCGACACCGGGAAAGCCGTCTGGGCCGAACTGGGGGCGTGACACACCCGCGGCTACAGCCACTCCCCCTCCACGGCCGTGGCCGTCAGCCCGGGCGCGGCGGCGTAGAGCACGGTGCGGCTGCCCGACTTCTGGCCGGCCTCGTGCGCGCGCCGCAGGATGTCCAGCACGGCGGCACCGCCGCGGTTGCCGGTGGTGTAGCTGTCCCGGCTGTGGGCCA
It includes:
- a CDS encoding carbohydrate kinase family protein produces the protein MKVFTMGVHVLDVLVRPVEAIPEGQGATLVEDIRMTAAGTAGGTALTLAKLGAQVYSAGAVGSDPSGDLLVQLLNRAGIDTGFLVRRTDTATSASVLPIRPNGDRPSLHLLGANITYGVDDVPWDALAEATHLHLGGPELIGVETATRILSYAKDHGVVTSVDLLAPGVLGSFEQIEAALPYVDHFLPNEDQVLGFTGEDDLLTGARKLLAAGAGVVAVTRGGDGALVVSADGAEPVPAFVVDVVDTTGCGDAFSAGYLRGIGLGRTPSDAAVLGSAAAALVAQGLGSDHGDFDLAGADAFASSAKSHA
- a CDS encoding TetR family transcriptional regulator, which codes for MDTPLRRTPRQARSKARLALVLRAAERILVEEGVEALTTTRVAAEARISVGSLYQYLPDRGALIDALAAGYFARLEGVMDELAGAAAVERWEDPVGVLIDAYAGIYRTEHGFRALWFGSGLTERTRAADREHKRRMADGIRRVLLALDVVHDDEPLARACHAAVLAADALAQEAFRRDADGDAALLDEAKAMLRGYLTDVVSRY
- a CDS encoding class II aldolase/adducin family protein; protein product: MTASSSALSQERTAVADACRRLGAEGLLIGTAGNVSVRVDDKVAITATGAVLAALTPEQVTVVDLDGKLVEGTYEPTSELELHLGVYRRYGSGAVVHTHAPHATAVSCVLDELPCVHYQLLALGGTVRVAPYATFGTPELAESVLTALEGRSAALLANHGAVTHAVTLDQAVEHALLLEWACGVYQRAASMGTPRFLDEQQQLAVIEAAIARSYGTTRPVQPAEEESRGSR
- a CDS encoding SpoIIE family protein phosphatase, translated to MVSGALADYIPRAGTTVPSGAGGEADDQREQILGAVTLDGDLRITSCNLNAAPFAGVSVAPGTAFADLLPPGDVPTVTQRLRRVLDTREAHVARVQRLRRDDGTELVVSMSILPAAPPQDGLTVSLIAMAKRLHLYASAAAIGTSLDIGETAQSLAQSLLAWGDVAAVDLDYAVWTGEAVTEQAQERIRLRRAALVPDRAWPEGYLTAGDNLPREASCLLAGAVMRDDAPQAIVIRDREAIERALGDPRLVRALVPGHRPVSVACIPLVVEGPEGTPGPIVLGVTEVWRRPEHPFGEGELLDLQELVAKTARHVDLARQHQREHAQVLALQRRLLPRAGSDTIEVASVYEPTTPDSTGVGGDWVNSFPLPGDRTALVVGDVVGHGLGAAAAMGQLSMEARALLSAGLGPGEVLERLDETVTLLDDTDAGLAAGYSALGSTCCIAVYDPVDHRVVLSNAGHLPPVLIHPDGSAKTVAAQPHPALGAEFAVREPFDVQAFAAPPGSLLVLYTDGLVEDPAASIDDGIGRLTDVVREVHPWDDLQQAARRVVAALAPRERLRDDVTLLLARMAGRRARDAATWRLPARDDTAARARALVSPLLRRWHIGGQARDGVLLVISELVTNAVRFAPGPVTVRLVRTGSRLTCEVGDTGNGRPRLSRGDLLDDGGRGLHVVHKLTTRWGVRWTDTGKAVWAELGA